In Bacteroides coprosuis DSM 18011, the following are encoded in one genomic region:
- a CDS encoding 4-hydroxythreonine-4-phosphate dehydrogenase (COGs: COG1995 Pyridoxal phosphate biosynthesis protein~HAMAP: Pyridoxal phosphate (active vitamin B6) biosynthesis PdxA~InterPro IPR005255~KEGG: bfs:BF0997 putative 4-hydroxythreonine-4-phosphate dehydrogenase~PFAM: Pyridoxal phosphate (active vitamin B6) biosynthesis PdxA~PRIAM: 4-hydroxythreonine-4-phosphate dehydrogenase~SPTR: 4-hydroxythreonine-4-phosphate dehydrogenase;~TIGRFAM: Pyridoxal phosphate (active vitamin B6) biosynthesis PdxA~IMG reference gene:2504108133~PFAM: Pyridoxal phosphate biosynthetic protein PdxA~TIGRFAM: 4-hydroxythreonine-4-phosphate dehydrogenase) encodes MKNRKIRIGITHGDINGVGYEVILKTFAASGMFDMCTPIIYGSPKVAAYHRKSLEISTNFSIINNAEEAEDNKLSVLNCADDDIRVEFAKEDKNAGKAALQSLERAVDDYKKGLIDVVVTAPINKHSIHSEDFHFPGHTEYLEDRLGEGNESLMVLLKGDFRIAVATGHMPIREVPSALTQELLENKISIFNDSLIEDFGIARPRIAVLGLNPHAGDNGLLGKEEIEVITPAIQAMSENGIFCYGPFPADGFLGSGVYSKFDGILAMYHDQGLIPFKVLAMDEGVNFTAGLPVVRTSPAHGTAYDIAGKGIASESSFRNAIYTAIDVFNYREEQEELQENPLEKLYYNRKDDSDKLELDKDDSDQDDF; translated from the coding sequence ATGAAAAATAGAAAAATAAGAATAGGTATAACACACGGTGATATTAATGGTGTGGGATATGAAGTTATTCTAAAGACTTTTGCTGCTTCGGGTATGTTTGATATGTGTACCCCTATAATTTATGGTTCTCCTAAAGTGGCAGCTTACCATCGCAAAAGTTTAGAAATCTCGACAAACTTTAGTATTATAAATAATGCTGAGGAAGCTGAGGATAATAAGTTAAGTGTCCTTAATTGTGCAGACGATGATATTAGAGTTGAGTTTGCTAAGGAAGATAAAAATGCCGGAAAAGCAGCTTTACAATCGCTAGAAAGAGCGGTAGATGATTATAAAAAAGGTCTTATTGATGTGGTAGTTACAGCTCCTATAAATAAGCACTCTATCCATTCTGAAGATTTTCATTTTCCTGGTCATACGGAATATTTGGAAGATAGATTAGGAGAGGGTAATGAGTCTTTGATGGTTTTATTAAAAGGTGATTTTAGAATAGCAGTAGCTACTGGTCATATGCCAATAAGAGAAGTTCCTTCAGCATTAACTCAAGAGTTATTAGAAAATAAGATATCTATATTTAATGATTCGTTGATTGAGGATTTTGGTATTGCGCGGCCAAGAATAGCTGTACTCGGATTAAACCCCCATGCAGGAGATAATGGATTGTTGGGTAAAGAAGAAATAGAAGTTATTACTCCAGCAATTCAAGCTATGTCTGAAAATGGGATATTTTGCTATGGACCATTTCCTGCTGATGGATTCTTAGGATCAGGTGTTTATTCTAAATTCGATGGTATTCTAGCCATGTATCATGATCAGGGATTAATACCTTTTAAAGTCTTAGCTATGGATGAAGGGGTAAACTTTACAGCAGGTTTGCCTGTAGTACGAACATCTCCAGCTCATGGAACAGCTTATGATATAGCAGGTAAAGGGATAGCTAGTGAGTCTTCGTTTAGAAATGCAATTTATACAGCAATAGATGTATTTAACTATAGAGAAGAACAAGAAGAATTACAAGAAAATCCTCTTGAAAAATTATATTATAATCGTAAGGATGATAGTGATAAGTTAGAATTGGATAAAGATGATTCTGACCAAGATGATTTCTAA
- a CDS encoding major facilitator superfamily MFS_1 (InterPro IPR011701~KEGG: pgi:PG0462 transporter, putative~PFAM: Major facilitator superfamily MFS-1~SPTR: Putative uncharacterized protein;~IMG reference gene:2504108128~PFAM: Major Facilitator Superfamily), whose translation MNKISHETMRESSVLRWSALILVALTMFFAYMFVDVLSPLQTLLEQQKGWTPEVYGTFASSEYFLNVFVFFLFFAGIILDKMGIRFTGLLSCIIMLIGAGIKLYAISDWFGADNALYDLLNSFAVSFPPAAKLASVGFAIFGCGIEMAGITVSKTIVKWFTGKEMALAMGLEMAIARLGVAVVFWISPYFANLGTPDVVRPVAVCCLLLCIGFLTFFVYTLMDKKLDSQDSTLSKELDEEPEEGFKMSDLGKLLTNKVYIITALLCVLYYAAIFPFQKFATSMLENRLGLSTTDASQLFSWFPIGAMILTPLLGWFLDKKGKGATMLIFGSILVFVCHMTFAIYPFVEGDSNSLLVAYSAIIVLGVSFSLVPAALWPSIPHLVDKTYLGSAYSIVFLIQNFGLWLFPIIIGVVLDKSNPAEVLIANNGVYNYTPAMLVFASCGIFACILGLWLKAEDKKHGYGLEEPNVKS comes from the coding sequence ATGAATAAAATTTCTCACGAAACTATGAGAGAATCATCCGTGCTTAGGTGGTCAGCATTGATTCTCGTTGCATTAACCATGTTCTTTGCTTACATGTTTGTTGATGTATTATCACCATTGCAAACTCTTTTAGAGCAACAGAAGGGATGGACTCCCGAGGTTTACGGAACTTTTGCTAGCTCGGAGTATTTTCTTAATGTTTTTGTTTTCTTCTTATTTTTCGCTGGTATTATACTAGATAAAATGGGTATTCGTTTTACGGGTCTTTTATCTTGTATAATAATGCTTATTGGAGCAGGTATTAAACTTTATGCCATTAGTGATTGGTTTGGAGCAGATAATGCTCTTTATGATTTGCTGAACAGCTTTGCTGTATCTTTTCCACCAGCTGCTAAACTAGCATCTGTAGGGTTTGCTATCTTCGGTTGTGGTATTGAAATGGCTGGTATAACAGTTTCTAAAACGATTGTTAAATGGTTTACTGGTAAGGAAATGGCATTGGCTATGGGGTTGGAAATGGCAATCGCTCGCTTGGGAGTAGCTGTTGTTTTCTGGATATCTCCTTATTTTGCTAATTTAGGAACTCCTGATGTGGTTCGTCCTGTTGCAGTTTGTTGTTTACTATTGTGTATTGGTTTTTTAACCTTCTTTGTTTACACTTTAATGGATAAAAAGTTGGACTCTCAAGATTCTACTCTTTCTAAAGAATTAGATGAAGAGCCTGAAGAAGGTTTTAAAATGAGTGATTTAGGAAAACTACTTACTAATAAAGTATATATCATTACAGCTTTATTATGTGTACTTTATTATGCAGCTATTTTCCCATTCCAAAAGTTTGCAACTAGTATGTTGGAAAACCGTTTAGGATTATCAACTACAGATGCGTCGCAATTGTTTTCATGGTTTCCAATTGGGGCTATGATCTTAACACCTCTTTTAGGTTGGTTCCTAGATAAGAAAGGTAAAGGTGCTACTATGCTTATTTTTGGATCTATATTAGTGTTTGTATGTCATATGACATTTGCTATTTATCCTTTTGTAGAAGGTGATAGTAATAGTTTACTTGTTGCATACTCAGCAATTATTGTGTTGGGGGTATCATTCTCTTTGGTTCCTGCTGCACTATGGCCCTCTATACCTCATTTAGTTGATAAAACTTATCTGGGTTCAGCTTATAGTATTGTCTTTTTAATTCAGAATTTTGGATTGTGGTTATTCCCAATCATTATTGGTGTAGTCTTAGACAAATCTAATCCAGCAGAGGTATTAATAGCTAATAATGGAGTTTATAACTATACCCCTGCAATGCTTGTGTTTGCATCTTGTGGTATCTTTGCATGTATATTAGGCTTATGGCTTAAAGCAGAGGATAAGAAGCACGGTTATGGTCTTGAAGAACCTAATGTAAAGAGCTAA
- a CDS encoding preprotein translocase, SecG subunit (InterPro IPR004692~KEGG: bfs:BF1001 preprotein translocase subunit SecG~PFAM: Preprotein translocase SecG subunit~SPTR: Putative uncharacterized protein;~TIGRFAM: Preprotein translocase SecG subunit~IMG reference gene:2504108129~PFAM: Preprotein translocase SecG subunit~TIGRFAM: protein translocase, SecG subunit) gives MYTFLIVLILVLSVALCLIVLIQKSKGGGLASGFSSTNQIMGVPKMTDFIEKLTWGLAAGIVILSIATVYVLPSAPTSQDGNRFLDQAQKQQVENPYNFQDQGVSTTVNETPIENSSEATTPAESDSAE, from the coding sequence ATGTACACATTTTTAATAGTATTGATTTTAGTGCTTTCAGTTGCACTTTGTTTAATCGTATTGATTCAAAAATCAAAAGGAGGCGGCCTTGCTTCAGGTTTCTCATCAACTAACCAAATAATGGGAGTACCTAAGATGACTGACTTCATCGAAAAATTAACTTGGGGATTGGCAGCAGGTATTGTAATCTTAAGTATTGCAACTGTATATGTATTGCCTTCAGCTCCAACAAGCCAAGATGGAAATAGATTTCTTGACCAAGCACAAAAACAACAAGTTGAAAATCCTTATAACTTCCAAGATCAGGGCGTTTCAACTACTGTAAATGAAACTCCAATCGAGAATTCATCAGAAGCAACAACTCCTGCTGAATCAGATTCTGCAGAATAA
- a CDS encoding hypothetical protein (KEGG: bfs:BF1000 hypothetical protein~SPTR: Putative uncharacterized protein;~IMG reference gene:2504108130), which yields MDYSTLKKWLESPHQLSEQDFIELSDAIVDYPYSQPLRLFFLVQLKTRESEQFSEELKKAALYIADRKLLYFILEDNSEKEVLPTKNGIIREEQRTVIKPAIIKETVKKATNSSSILSDEMAPEDHTDQTLDLIDSFLSTLPQGELESDGLELASDYTSYLLDEEEINSAPPLDGQDLIDEFICIHKSGNQKSGNVPDFKKISMDTPQEGDVEISEPESEDEGFFTETLAKIYVKQQRYDKALEILKKLSLKYPNKNAYFADQIRFLEKLIINDKSK from the coding sequence ATGGATTATAGCACTTTAAAAAAATGGCTGGAATCGCCACATCAATTAAGTGAACAGGATTTTATAGAATTATCGGATGCAATAGTTGATTATCCATACTCACAGCCTTTACGTCTATTTTTCTTAGTTCAGTTAAAAACGAGAGAATCAGAACAGTTTTCTGAAGAATTAAAGAAAGCTGCTTTGTATATAGCAGATAGAAAACTCCTTTATTTTATTTTAGAAGATAATTCTGAAAAGGAAGTTCTTCCTACAAAGAATGGGATAATAAGAGAAGAACAGAGGACTGTTATAAAGCCTGCGATCATAAAGGAAACAGTAAAAAAAGCTACTAATTCCTCATCTATTCTTAGTGATGAAATGGCTCCTGAAGATCACACTGATCAAACTTTAGATTTAATAGACTCGTTCTTGTCTACTTTGCCACAAGGAGAATTAGAATCTGATGGATTGGAGTTAGCTTCAGATTATACTAGTTATTTATTAGATGAAGAAGAAATTAATTCGGCCCCACCATTGGATGGACAAGACTTAATTGATGAATTTATATGTATTCATAAAAGTGGAAATCAAAAATCTGGCAATGTACCTGACTTTAAGAAGATTTCTATGGATACTCCTCAAGAAGGAGATGTAGAAATATCTGAGCCAGAATCTGAAGATGAGGGGTTTTTTACTGAGACTTTGGCCAAAATATATGTCAAACAGCAAAGATATGATAAAGCTCTTGAAATTTTAAAAAAGTTAAGCTTGAAATATCCAAATAAAAATGCTTACTTTGCAGACCAAATAAGATTCTTAGAAAAATTGATTATTAACGACAAATCGAAATAA
- a CDS encoding sigma54 specific transcriptional regulator, Fis family (COGs: COG3604 Transcriptional regulator containing GAF AAA-type ATPase and DNA binding domains~InterPro IPR002078:IPR002197:IPR003593~KEGG: bfs:BF0998 putative sigma-54 dependent transcriptional regulator~PFAM: RNA polymerase sigma factor 54, interaction; Helix-turn-helix, Fis-type~SMART: ATPase, AAA+ type, core~SPTR: Putative uncharacterized protein;~IMG reference gene:2504108132~PFAM: Bacterial regulatory protein, Fis family; Sigma-54 interaction domain) codes for MTNAEIQKVKLRFSIIGNCDELLRAIDIAIQVAPTDLSVLITGESGVGKESFPQIIHQYSARKHGKYIAVNCGAIPEGTIDSELFGHEKGAFTGAIGERKGYFGEADKGTIFLDEVGELPLPTQARLLRVLESGEFIKVGSSKVEKTDVRIVAATNVNLREAIASGRFREDLYYRLNTVPIQVPPLRERGDDAALLFRKFAADFAEKYHMPAIQLTDEAKELLVSYPWPGNVRQLKNIAEQISVIETNREISVEILKRYLPEQIIQSNLPALLGKKTSGFESEREILYQVLFDMRKDVTELKRLVHDIMADRGGYYPQASPIVSQSSNLPTTINLDTEQEPVEQHIQDTHEYVEETLSLDEVEKEMIKKALQKHNGKRKSAAKDLNISERTLYRKIKEYDLD; via the coding sequence ATGACTAATGCTGAAATACAAAAAGTAAAGCTTCGGTTTTCAATTATAGGAAACTGTGATGAGTTATTGAGAGCTATTGATATTGCGATTCAAGTGGCTCCTACAGATTTATCCGTATTAATTACAGGAGAAAGTGGTGTAGGAAAAGAAAGTTTTCCTCAAATAATTCACCAGTATAGTGCTCGTAAACATGGTAAGTATATTGCTGTAAACTGTGGCGCCATACCTGAAGGAACTATTGATTCAGAGCTTTTTGGACACGAAAAAGGAGCTTTTACTGGTGCTATAGGCGAGCGCAAAGGTTATTTTGGCGAAGCGGATAAAGGAACTATCTTTTTGGATGAGGTGGGAGAACTTCCCTTACCTACTCAAGCAAGATTACTTCGTGTTTTAGAAAGTGGTGAGTTCATAAAAGTGGGCTCATCAAAAGTAGAGAAAACGGATGTGAGAATTGTTGCTGCTACAAACGTTAATTTAAGAGAAGCTATAGCTAGCGGTCGTTTTAGAGAAGATTTATATTATAGGTTGAATACAGTTCCTATACAAGTTCCCCCATTAAGAGAAAGAGGCGATGATGCTGCTTTACTATTTAGGAAATTTGCTGCAGATTTTGCGGAAAAATATCACATGCCTGCAATTCAATTGACAGATGAGGCTAAAGAACTCTTAGTATCATATCCTTGGCCTGGTAATGTACGACAATTGAAAAATATTGCAGAGCAAATATCTGTTATTGAAACAAATAGAGAGATTTCTGTAGAGATCTTAAAAAGATATTTACCAGAACAAATTATTCAAAGTAATCTACCTGCTTTATTAGGGAAGAAAACAAGTGGATTTGAAAGTGAAAGAGAAATTTTATATCAAGTGCTTTTTGATATGAGGAAAGATGTTACTGAACTCAAACGATTAGTTCATGATATAATGGCAGATAGGGGAGGTTATTATCCTCAGGCTAGTCCAATAGTTTCTCAATCATCGAATTTACCAACAACAATTAATTTAGATACTGAGCAAGAACCCGTTGAGCAACATATACAAGATACTCATGAATATGTTGAAGAAACATTATCATTAGACGAAGTAGAGAAAGAAATGATAAAAAAAGCTCTTCAAAAACATAATGGAAAGAGAAAAAGTGCTGCAAAAGATTTAAATATCTCAGAACGTACTCTTTACCGAAAAATCAAAGAATATGATTTGGACTAA
- a CDS encoding cation transporter (COGs: COG0168 Trk-type K+ transport systems membrane components~InterPro IPR003445~KEGG: bfs:BF0794 putative potassium uptake protein~PFAM: Cation transporter~SPTR: Trk system K+ uptake protein TrkH;~IMG reference gene:2504108126~PFAM: Cation transport protein~TIGRFAM: potassium uptake protein, TrkH family), with product MINTKLILRIIGVLLLIESAMLLCSTAVSFFYQEDDLNSFLLTTGLTAACGAILTLLSKGAEKYLGRRDGYFIVSISWIIVSLFGMIPFYHSGYIPTITDAFFETISGVSSTGSTILDNIEEFPHGLLFWRSMTQWIGGLGIIFFTIAVLPLFGVSSIQLFAAESSGPTHDKVHPRISVTAKWIWSIYAGMTIIETFLLCAGGMTFFDSICHAFGTTGTGGFSTKQTSIAFYNSPYIEYVISFFMILSGVNFTILLLFVTGKFQKVIKNSELKYYLGSVLVLTLVITVGLYYTSNYGLEEAFRKAIFQIGSIHTSTGFATDNYMNWNPFLWGILFIPMIIGACAGSTSGGFKCIRIVILSKITKNEFKRIIHPNVVLRVKVNNQILPNTVQSTVLAFSFIFIIIVLFSTLSLMAMGVEFLESFGVVISSISNMGPGFGKFGPDFSWSALPQTAKWISSFLMLCGRLELFTILLLFTPSFWRG from the coding sequence ATGATCAATACGAAATTAATCCTACGAATCATAGGAGTTCTACTACTCATAGAATCTGCTATGCTTTTATGTAGTACAGCCGTATCTTTTTTCTATCAAGAAGATGATCTTAATAGTTTCCTTTTAACAACAGGTTTAACTGCTGCTTGTGGTGCAATACTAACTTTACTAAGTAAAGGAGCTGAAAAATACTTGGGACGCAGAGATGGATACTTTATAGTAAGCATCTCATGGATTATCGTTTCTTTATTTGGTATGATCCCTTTTTATCATAGTGGATATATTCCCACTATTACAGATGCCTTTTTTGAGACTATATCAGGAGTTAGTAGTACTGGCAGCACTATTCTAGACAACATAGAAGAATTTCCTCATGGACTACTTTTCTGGCGTAGTATGACGCAATGGATTGGAGGACTGGGAATCATATTCTTCACTATAGCAGTATTGCCCTTATTTGGAGTTAGCAGTATTCAGCTCTTTGCTGCTGAATCATCTGGCCCAACACATGACAAAGTTCATCCAAGAATTAGTGTTACGGCTAAGTGGATATGGTCTATCTACGCAGGAATGACTATAATAGAAACCTTTTTACTCTGTGCAGGAGGAATGACTTTTTTCGATAGTATCTGCCACGCATTTGGTACAACAGGAACTGGAGGATTCTCTACTAAACAAACGAGCATAGCCTTTTATAATTCACCTTATATTGAATATGTTATCTCCTTTTTTATGATTCTATCTGGGGTAAATTTCACTATTCTACTCCTATTTGTTACTGGGAAATTTCAAAAGGTAATTAAAAACTCAGAACTGAAATATTATCTAGGCTCAGTTTTAGTCCTAACTCTTGTTATAACAGTAGGTTTATACTACACATCTAATTACGGATTGGAAGAAGCCTTTAGAAAAGCTATTTTTCAAATAGGCTCAATCCATACATCAACAGGTTTTGCTACAGATAACTATATGAATTGGAATCCATTTTTATGGGGCATCTTATTTATTCCAATGATTATAGGAGCGTGTGCGGGGAGCACCTCTGGTGGCTTTAAATGCATTCGTATTGTTATCTTATCCAAGATCACAAAAAACGAATTTAAGCGAATCATACACCCCAATGTAGTGCTAAGAGTAAAGGTAAATAATCAAATATTACCCAATACTGTCCAAAGTACGGTCTTAGCATTTAGTTTTATCTTTATTATCATTGTATTATTTTCAACTCTTTCACTTATGGCTATGGGAGTGGAGTTTTTAGAATCTTTTGGAGTTGTTATTTCTAGTATTAGTAATATGGGACCTGGATTCGGGAAATTTGGACCTGATTTTTCTTGGAGCGCATTACCTCAGACAGCAAAATGGATATCTTCATTCTTAATGCTGTGTGGCCGTTTAGAATTATTTACCATACTATTACTATTTACACCTTCCTTTTGGCGTGGGTGA
- a CDS encoding hypothetical protein (KEGG: bth:BT_4376 hypothetical protein~SPTR: Putative uncharacterized protein;~IMG reference gene:2504108131), translating to MIWTKSKTFILSGLFCFLLSACAISYKFNGSSINYDKVKTISIADFPIKATYVYAPLGTRFNEELNDIFIRQTRLQFVKRDADLEIEGEITGYNQYNQAVKADGYSSETKLTITVNVRFVNNTNHEEDFEQQFSAFRTYDSSQMLTAVQDQLISEMVKEITDQIFNATVANW from the coding sequence ATGATTTGGACTAAAAGTAAAACCTTTATATTATCAGGCTTATTTTGTTTTTTATTATCAGCTTGTGCAATATCTTATAAGTTTAATGGTTCTTCTATTAATTACGATAAGGTTAAAACAATCTCCATAGCGGATTTTCCAATTAAGGCAACTTATGTGTATGCTCCTTTGGGTACGCGGTTTAATGAAGAATTAAATGATATATTTATTCGTCAAACTCGTTTGCAATTTGTGAAGAGAGATGCTGACTTAGAAATTGAAGGAGAAATTACTGGGTATAATCAATATAACCAAGCTGTTAAAGCTGATGGATACTCCTCTGAAACAAAGCTAACTATAACTGTTAATGTTCGTTTTGTGAACAATACAAACCATGAAGAGGATTTTGAACAGCAGTTTTCCGCATTTAGAACCTATGATTCCTCCCAAATGCTGACAGCAGTTCAAGATCAATTGATTTCTGAAATGGTTAAAGAAATTACAGATCAAATATTTAATGCAACTGTAGCAAACTGGTAG
- a CDS encoding hypothetical protein (KEGG: bfs:BF1003 hypothetical protein~SPTR: Putative uncharacterized protein;~IMG reference gene:2504108127~PFAM: Coenzyme PQQ synthesis protein D (PqqD)), producing MFGKSNNKINILDVTPIRRSHISTYIMDDGRVRLGILRFKSKWVNKYFLPKKISPEIKVPLDVHGSEVWKLIDGNRTIRKIIIQLATHFENQVDYEERIVTYLYQLKKDQLIDFLSAR from the coding sequence ATGTTTGGCAAGAGTAATAATAAGATAAATATATTAGATGTGACTCCTATTCGTAGAAGTCACATCTCTACATATATAATGGATGATGGAAGGGTGCGGTTGGGTATTTTGAGATTCAAATCAAAATGGGTGAATAAGTACTTTTTACCCAAGAAAATATCTCCTGAGATTAAAGTTCCGTTAGATGTTCATGGTTCTGAAGTATGGAAATTAATTGATGGAAATCGTACAATTCGTAAGATTATTATTCAGTTGGCCACTCATTTTGAAAATCAGGTTGACTATGAGGAAAGAATAGTAACTTATCTCTATCAATTAAAGAAAGATCAGTTGATAGACTTCCTAAGCGCTAGATAA
- a CDS encoding hypothetical protein (KEGG: bth:BT_4373 hypothetical protein~SPTR: Putative uncharacterized protein;~IMG reference gene:2504108134) translates to MKTRKFYWTLLIIAIAVFSGCKQGGKRGVLTPTSSALPYELLVVIDNSVKESSAGEALINVLTSNVPGLPQPESAFKLMYTDPQHFDGILKPIRNIVIVNIGKTYTEARFNTATDVYSFPQSILTVQAPSIESMKDYLDQNGMAIVDYFTKAEMNRQIRILEKNHSDAISNKVKEMFDCDVWVSGELASSKVGKDFLWTGTNEGTSDRYFVMYSIPYEDDKSFTREYFLHKRDSVMQENIPGAEEGMYMTTVPEYTDVKVINVQNEYTLEARGLWKIKNDMMGGPFISHMRLDQQNKKLIFAEIFVYAPEKMKRNLVRQMEASLYTLRLSAALTTDNNAETDIVKD, encoded by the coding sequence ATGAAAACGCGTAAATTTTATTGGACTTTATTGATTATAGCAATAGCAGTCTTTTCAGGTTGTAAGCAGGGTGGTAAAAGAGGGGTGTTGACGCCTACTTCAAGTGCCCTACCTTATGAACTTCTAGTTGTAATAGACAATAGTGTAAAAGAGAGTAGTGCTGGGGAAGCCTTGATTAACGTTCTTACAAGTAATGTTCCTGGTTTGCCCCAACCTGAGAGTGCTTTTAAACTAATGTATACAGATCCTCAACATTTCGATGGGATTTTAAAACCAATACGAAATATTGTCATTGTGAATATTGGTAAAACATATACTGAAGCTCGTTTTAATACTGCTACTGATGTTTATTCATTTCCTCAATCTATATTAACTGTTCAAGCTCCTAGTATTGAGAGCATGAAAGATTACTTAGATCAAAATGGAATGGCGATTGTTGATTATTTCACTAAAGCAGAGATGAATCGTCAGATTCGTATCTTGGAAAAGAATCACAGTGATGCGATTTCTAACAAGGTAAAAGAAATGTTTGACTGTGATGTTTGGGTATCTGGTGAGTTAGCATCTTCTAAAGTAGGAAAAGATTTCCTTTGGACAGGAACGAATGAGGGAACTTCTGATCGTTATTTTGTTATGTATTCAATACCTTATGAAGACGATAAATCATTCACTAGAGAGTATTTTCTTCATAAAAGAGACTCCGTAATGCAAGAGAATATACCAGGAGCTGAAGAAGGAATGTATATGACTACTGTCCCTGAGTACACTGATGTTAAAGTGATAAATGTACAAAATGAATACACTTTAGAAGCTCGTGGTTTGTGGAAAATTAAAAATGATATGATGGGTGGTCCTTTTATCTCTCATATGAGATTAGACCAACAAAATAAAAAATTGATTTTTGCGGAAATTTTTGTTTATGCTCCAGAAAAAATGAAGCGTAATTTAGTTAGGCAGATGGAAGCGTCTCTTTATACACTTCGTTTATCAGCTGCATTAACTACAGATAATAATGCAGAAACAGATATAGTAAAAGATTAA